The genomic window CCAGCTGACAGGCACAATCGTTATTGCCGTAAGCGCCATCCTGCTGGCTACACTTGCTGCGCTGCCCAGCGTCTCCAACTATCTTCGATATCGGACGAACGCGCAGCAGCTTAACCGCTTTGAAACCGCGCTCCAGTCCGCATGGCTGGTCTCTGCCGAACGCGGCCCGGCAAATAACCTGATGGCAGCCACTTCTGCCGATGCAAGGCTGGTCGAGCGCCTGGCCGCCGCGCGCAAGGCGACAGACGACAAATTGTCTCAAGTCGAGGCCTCCTTCGCCGAAGAAATCAAAACTCAGCCCGGCTTGGCGAAGTCACTTGCCGAAACCCGCCAGAAACTCGCGCAAGCGCGAGAGGCAGTAGACACAGTTGCCGCCCTTTCCCCGGAAGCGCGCAGCTACAGCGCCATGGCCAACGCCATTCAATCGATGTTCACGGCGGCCGATAGCGTCAACCTGCTCCGCGGCAAGGCGGCCCGCGCCATCATCACGAAAACCCCCGATGTCGCGATCGATATTGCGATGACCGGCACCGCCGGCGTCATGCGCGACAGGATCGGCCGCCTCGGCTCCTACGTGGTCATGAGCCTGCAGGCAAACAGACAGGACAGATTGAGCTATCGCGCGAAGTTCGACACGGAGATGCAGAGCCTGATGCTGGTGAAATCCTCGCTGTGGAACTACACCGCCGCCTATCTGTCGACACCGCGCCTGGACGCCGCGTTTCGCGATTTCGATACCTATTATTTCGGCCAGTCGCTTCGCTACGCGCAGAATACGATTGCCATCGTCGTACCCTCAGCGCTTCCAAGCATTCGCGATTTTTCCGAAAACTACATTCAGGGCATGCGCTCATCAGATCAGCTGCGTGACCTTATCCTCGCCGAAACCCGCGCGAGAATCGAAAAGAACAAGCAACAGGCGCTTATCTATGGCTTGGCGTCGCTCTTCCTTGCCTTGATCGCCGTTCTGGTCCTGCTGCGCCTCACATCGGTTTACAAAACGGCGCTGTTCCGGCCCATGCAGTCCGTCCTGGCACAGATCTCCGCGATAGCGGCAGGCGATCTTTCCGAGGCTAAGCGCCAGGACGGTGTTGCCCCGGAGGTGACGAAGATGTTTAGGGAACTGGATTTCCTGCGTGAACAGCTTCGGCAGAAGGGGCAAATGGAGGACCAGCAGCGCGCATTGGCCGAGCAGCTCCGCACGCTGTCCGAAACCGATGCACTGACCGGCGTCTTCAATCGCCGCGCGCTGGAGAAGTCCGTTCGCGCCATTCTGAGCGATGAGCAATGCCAGTCACTCGGCGTCATGATCGTCGATATCGATCACTTCAAGTCGATCAACGACCGCTTCGGCCACGCCATGGGCGACCTTGCGCTGCAAAAGACGGCGAGCCTTTTAAAGGGCGCCTTGCGCAAGACCGATATTCTGGCCCGCTACGGCGGCGAGGAATTCGTCGTCGTGCTGCAGGATGTCAGCCACGCCACGGCGACCGCCACCGCCGACCGCCTTCGTCGCCTGATAGAAGTCCAGACCTTCGATGAACAGGCCGGCTTGTCGCTGACGGCAAGTTTCGGCGTCGTCTGGCAGGAGGCACGCGCAATCAACAGCTGGGACGAGTTGATCGCCATTGCCGACGACCGGCTTTACGAGGCCAAGCGCGCGGGCCGCAACCGGGTGTGGGCAACCTATTTCCCGAAGGTCGCAAACGGCTAGGCGACAACGTTAGTAACGAATTGAGCGCGCTCTAGATCAGATCCAGCGTCATCACGACAGGGCAATGGTCGGATGCCTTTGGGCGATCCCAGCCCGTGCGGGGATAACGCTCCACGTCCTGCCCCGGCGGGAACACCGTGCGGAAAGGCTGGCCGTTGCGGACGATTTCGGGAACATGCGTGGCGTTGGTTTCCGCCAGGCGCGGCGACAGCCAGACATAGTCGAGCTGGCACAGATGCTGTTCCTGCGGTCCGCGGGAGTGATAAAGCGTCCAGCGATCCATGACGTCGCGGCGCGTCATCGGATTGACCACGAAACCATCAGCCGTGAAGATATCGAGCGCACTGCGCTCCTCCTCGACGGGCGCGAAGCTGTAGCCGCTACGCCTGTCGCCGGAAATCGCAACGCGCTCCTGATAGTCGTTCATATCGCCGCAGATCGCGAAATTCTTGTTGTGGGTATTGCCCACGCCCCAGCGGTTTTCGATGATGCGGCGAACCGCCATGACTTCCGCCTCACGGATCGGCATGGTGGCGATCCGCGCATCCACTGCGTCACGGACATTGGTCATGGATTTGAAATGCGTGACGTAAAGCGTCAACGGCTTGCCGCCGATCCGGAGGTCAATTTCCAGGCAATCCCGTTTGAAAATCTTGTCATCGATCTGGTTGGTCGCGGCGAGTGCAGGATTGAAGAGATCGAGATTGCGATAGGT from Agrobacterium tumefaciens includes these protein-coding regions:
- a CDS encoding GGDEF domain-containing protein, whose protein sequence is MRASIQKIQLTGTIVIAVSAILLATLAALPSVSNYLRYRTNAQQLNRFETALQSAWLVSAERGPANNLMAATSADARLVERLAAARKATDDKLSQVEASFAEEIKTQPGLAKSLAETRQKLAQAREAVDTVAALSPEARSYSAMANAIQSMFTAADSVNLLRGKAARAIITKTPDVAIDIAMTGTAGVMRDRIGRLGSYVVMSLQANRQDRLSYRAKFDTEMQSLMLVKSSLWNYTAAYLSTPRLDAAFRDFDTYYFGQSLRYAQNTIAIVVPSALPSIRDFSENYIQGMRSSDQLRDLILAETRARIEKNKQQALIYGLASLFLALIAVLVLLRLTSVYKTALFRPMQSVLAQISAIAAGDLSEAKRQDGVAPEVTKMFRELDFLREQLRQKGQMEDQQRALAEQLRTLSETDALTGVFNRRALEKSVRAILSDEQCQSLGVMIVDIDHFKSINDRFGHAMGDLALQKTASLLKGALRKTDILARYGGEEFVVVLQDVSHATATATADRLRRLIEVQTFDEQAGLSLTASFGVVWQEARAINSWDELIAIADDRLYEAKRAGRNRVWATYFPKVANG
- a CDS encoding endonuclease/exonuclease/phosphatase family protein; this translates as MSLRLATFNIENLLTRFDFTGFRNQTRRDRAIQLFDIRDEATYQALESARMVSSTDDTRQLSALAIADADADILCLQEVDNMAALQAFEYGYLYRMVGNGYLQKYLVEGNDSRGIDVAVVMREQTRDGDKIEVVDIKSHAALTYRNLDLFNPALAATNQIDDKIFKRDCLEIDLRIGGKPLTLYVTHFKSMTNVRDAVDARIATMPIREAEVMAVRRIIENRWGVGNTHNKNFAICGDMNDYQERVAISGDRRSGYSFAPVEEERSALDIFTADGFVVNPMTRRDVMDRWTLYHSRGPQEQHLCQLDYVWLSPRLAETNATHVPEIVRNGQPFRTVFPPGQDVERYPRTGWDRPKASDHCPVVMTLDLI